The sequence below is a genomic window from Terriglobales bacterium.
GGAGTTCCTGTTTTCGCTGTTCCCGGCCGCGACCTTTCTTGTGCTCGCTGGCTTCGCTTTCCTCGGGGTCAGCAGGATGCCGAAGCATCCTTATTTCAAAATTCAGACCATCGGTCTGGCCGCGTTCGGCGGGGCGCTGGCGTTGATCGGGTTGGTCCTTTTTATTCCGCCGGTCCGCGATCGCATCCAGGACGTTTATTGGTTTGTGGCGAAGGTGGCGGTGTTCATGTACCTCTATATCTGGTATCGCGCCACATTTCCGCGCTACCGTTTTGACCAGCTGATGAAAGTGGGCTGGAAGGTGATGCTGCCGACTGCGATCGGTGTGCTGATCGTTACCGCGGTTGTGGGGGTCGCGCTGAAATGACACCAGTGGCCACATCTTTCTTCTTCTATTTCTTGTCAGCGCTGGCCTTGCTGGGTGGCGTGCTGGTGATCACGCGCCGCAACCCGGTGCACTCGGCGCTGGCGTTGATTCTCACCCTGCTGGCGTTGGCTGGGATCTACCTGATGCTGTACGCGCCTTTCGTGGCCGGCGTTCAGATCATTCTGTATGCCGGCGGGATCATGGTGCTGTTCCTGTTCGTGATCATGCTGGTTTCGATCGAGAAAAACGAGCGCGAGCAGCAGTTCAACCGGCAATGGCTGGTCGGGCTGCTGGCCACGGGCGTACTGGCGGCGATGTTCGTCTTTATTTATTTCCAGGGCAGCGGGATCTTCCCGCAGCGCGTGGCGCCCATGCCGGAGACGGCGAACACGCAGCAGGTCGGGATCATGCTGTACGGGAATTACCTGTTGCCGTTCGAGGTGGCGTCGCTGCTGCTGCTGGTGGCGATCGTGGGCGCGGTGGTGATGGCGAAGAAAAGGATCTAGCGAAACCATGGGCGAGATCACCATCTTGCACTATCTGGTCGTGGCGGCGGCGTTGTTCGCCATCGGGACGATTGGTGTGCTCACGCGGCGCAATGTGGTGATTGTGCTCATGTCCATCGAGCTGATCCTGAACGCGGTGAACCTGAACCTGGTGGCGTTTTCGCGGCTCTACGGGCTGCACGGGCAGGTGTTCTCGATCTTCGTGATCACCGACGCCGCGGCCGAGGCGGCCGTGGGGCTGGGAATCCTGATCGCGTTCTTCCGGAACAAAGAGACGGTGAACGTGGACGAGGTGGACCTGCTGAAGTGGTGAAACCCCTTACCGCGGATTTACGCGGATGAACGCGGATCAAGGTCAACACCGGTTCACACGAAGGACACGAAGGTTGCACGAAGGGCACGAAGGAAGGCTCGGGGCTCACGCGGAATAGCGGGGATGGCAATAGGGATCCCTCGCTGCGCTCGGGATTTTATTTTGCAAGCGGTTTTGCAGGTGCCAGCTAAGAATTAGGACTGAATGTTCTTCTTAGATTACATCTGGGTTGTGCCGCTGCTGCCGCTGTTCGGCGCGGCGGTGATGTTTTTCTTTGGGCGGCCGCTGCCTGGGCCGAGCACTGCCGGCGAGCACGGCGAGCACGATCCGCATGACGTGGCCGACGGCAGTCCGGCGGTGGCGGCCTATGACCCGCATGCCGCGCATGGGCCGGCGAACTCGCACTCCCACGCAATTTCGTCTTCTTTGGATTCGAACACCGCTGCTGGTCGCGGCCCCGGTGCGCACGGAACGTCGGCGCATGGAGGCCATGGCGAGGCGCATCCTCCGGAGCGGCTGCCGAAGGCATTCGTCAACGCGGTTTGCGTGGGCGTAGTGGTCATCGCGTTTTTGTGGTCGGTGATGGCGGTTTGGCAGTACACCGATTTCGCCGCCACCAAGCACGGCAAGCCCTTCGAGAAAATTCTCTACGTCTGGATGGGCTCCGGCGACGGCCACCTGAACTATGCGACCGCCGACGGGCGGTCGGCCGAGTTCAAGGCTGAGTGCGGGTTTCTGCTCGATCCGCTTTCTTCTATATGGCTGCTGTTCGTGACCGGGGTGGGGATGCTGATCCACATTTACTCCACCGGGTACATGGCGCACGAAGGCGGCTACTACCGCTTCTTCGGATACCTGAACCTGTTCATGTTCTCCATGCTCACGCTGATCCTGGGGAACAACTACGCCATGATGTTCGTGGGGTGGGAAGGCGTGGGCCTGTGTTCGTATCTGCTGATCGGGTTCTACTTCCTGCGGCACTCGGCCTCGACGGCGGCCAACAAGGCGTTCATCACCAA
It includes:
- a CDS encoding NADH-quinone oxidoreductase subunit H, coding for EYSGFRWSLFMLGEYAAMIAVSSVAVTLWLGGWLRPFPNALTGSGWEFLFSLFPAATFLVLAGFAFLGVSRMPKHPYFKIQTIGLAAFGGALALIGLVLFIPPVRDRIQDVYWFVAKVAVFMYLYIWYRATFPRYRFDQLMKVGWKVMLPTAIGVLIVTAVVGVALK
- a CDS encoding NADH-quinone oxidoreductase subunit J produces the protein MATSFFFYFLSALALLGGVLVITRRNPVHSALALILTLLALAGIYLMLYAPFVAGVQIILYAGGIMVLFLFVIMLVSIEKNEREQQFNRQWLVGLLATGVLAAMFVFIYFQGSGIFPQRVAPMPETANTQQVGIMLYGNYLLPFEVASLLLLVAIVGAVVMAKKRI
- the nuoK gene encoding NADH-quinone oxidoreductase subunit NuoK; translated protein: MGEITILHYLVVAAALFAIGTIGVLTRRNVVIVLMSIELILNAVNLNLVAFSRLYGLHGQVFSIFVITDAAAEAAVGLGILIAFFRNKETVNVDEVDLLKW